The following coding sequences lie in one Myxococcus xanthus genomic window:
- the thiC gene encoding phosphomethylpyrimidine synthase ThiC → MSGASRSLKVDGKVLEGISRGPLPASRKVYVSGVLHPDLRVPLREISQTPTRHGHGPDAKETANPPVHVYDSSGPYTDPAAELDLRQGLPALRESWILGRNDTEALSGVSSEYGRAREADPRLAGLRFAHRRAPRVAKSGANVTQLHYARKGIITPEMEYVALRENLQVEASLAAQHPGQSWGAAIPRVMTPEFVRDEIARGRAIIPANINHPELEPMIIGRNFLVKINANIGNSAVTSSIEEEVEKMVWSIRWGADTVMDLSTGRNIHETREWILRNAPVPIGTVPIYQALEKVGGKAEDLTWELYRDTLIEQCEQGVDYFTIHAGVLLRYVPWTAKRLTGIVSRGGSIMAKWCLAHHRENFLYTHFEEICEIMKAYDVSFSLGDGLRPGSIADANDAAQFGELETLGELTQIAWKHDVQVMIEGPGHVPMHLIQENMTKQLAVCGEAPFYTLGPLTTDIAPGYDHFTSGIGAAMIGWFGTAMLCYVTPKEHLGLPDRDDVKEGVITYKIAAHAADLAKGHPGAQARDNALSKARFEFRWEDQFNLSLDPERARAFHDETLPAEGAKVAHFCSMCGPQFCSMKITQEVRDFAAKQGVSDDAALQSALDEKSEEFKKAGSQLYR, encoded by the coding sequence ATGAGCGGAGCGTCCAGAAGCCTGAAGGTCGACGGGAAGGTGCTGGAGGGAATCAGCCGGGGCCCGTTGCCAGCCTCGCGCAAGGTGTACGTATCCGGCGTGCTGCACCCGGACCTGCGCGTGCCCCTGCGTGAAATCAGCCAGACGCCCACGCGCCATGGCCACGGCCCGGACGCGAAGGAGACGGCCAACCCGCCCGTGCACGTCTACGACTCCAGCGGGCCGTATACGGACCCGGCCGCGGAGCTCGACCTGCGGCAGGGCCTGCCCGCGCTGCGCGAGTCCTGGATTCTGGGCCGCAACGACACTGAAGCGCTGTCCGGCGTGAGCTCCGAATACGGCCGCGCACGTGAAGCGGACCCGCGACTTGCGGGCCTGCGCTTCGCCCACCGCCGCGCGCCGCGCGTGGCGAAGTCCGGCGCCAACGTCACGCAACTGCACTACGCGCGCAAGGGCATCATCACCCCGGAGATGGAGTACGTGGCGCTGAGGGAGAACCTCCAGGTGGAGGCCTCGCTCGCGGCCCAGCACCCGGGCCAGTCGTGGGGCGCGGCGATTCCTCGGGTGATGACGCCTGAGTTCGTGCGCGACGAAATCGCGCGGGGCCGCGCCATCATCCCGGCCAACATCAACCACCCGGAGCTGGAGCCGATGATCATCGGTCGCAACTTCCTGGTGAAGATCAACGCCAACATCGGCAACTCGGCCGTCACGTCTTCCATCGAGGAAGAGGTGGAGAAGATGGTGTGGTCCATCCGCTGGGGCGCGGACACGGTGATGGACCTGTCCACCGGCCGCAACATCCACGAGACGCGCGAGTGGATCCTCCGCAACGCGCCGGTGCCCATCGGCACCGTGCCCATCTACCAGGCGCTGGAGAAGGTGGGCGGCAAGGCGGAGGACCTCACCTGGGAGCTGTACCGCGACACGCTCATCGAGCAGTGCGAGCAGGGGGTGGATTACTTCACCATCCACGCGGGCGTGCTGCTGCGCTACGTGCCGTGGACGGCGAAGCGCCTGACCGGCATCGTCAGCCGTGGCGGCTCCATCATGGCCAAGTGGTGCCTCGCCCACCACCGGGAGAACTTCCTCTACACGCACTTCGAGGAGATCTGCGAAATCATGAAGGCGTACGACGTCAGCTTCAGCCTGGGAGACGGGCTGCGGCCGGGCTCCATCGCGGATGCCAACGACGCGGCGCAGTTCGGAGAGCTGGAGACGCTGGGCGAGCTGACCCAGATTGCCTGGAAGCACGACGTGCAGGTGATGATTGAAGGCCCGGGCCACGTGCCCATGCACCTCATCCAGGAGAACATGACGAAGCAGCTGGCCGTGTGCGGGGAGGCGCCGTTCTACACGCTGGGGCCTCTCACCACGGACATCGCGCCGGGCTACGACCACTTCACCAGCGGCATCGGCGCGGCGATGATCGGCTGGTTCGGCACGGCGATGCTCTGCTACGTGACGCCCAAGGAGCACCTGGGCCTGCCGGACCGGGATGACGTGAAGGAAGGCGTCATCACGTACAAGATCGCCGCCCACGCCGCGGACCTGGCCAAGGGGCATCCAGGGGCTCAGGCCCGGGACAACGCGCTGTCCAAGGCCCGCTTCGAGTTCCGCTGGGAGGACCAGTTCAACCTGTCGCTGGACCCCGAGCGCGCCCGCGCCTTCCACGACGAGACGCTGCCGGCGGAAGGCGCGAAGGTGGCGCACTTCTGCTCCATGTGCGGTCCGCAGTTCTGCTCCATGAAGATCACGCAAGAGGTGCGTGACTTCGCTGCGAAGCAGGGCGTGAGCGACGACGCCGCGCTTCAGTCCGCGCTCGATGAGAAGAGCGAGGAATTCAAGAAGGCTGGGAGCCAGTTGTACCGCTAG
- a CDS encoding CBS domain-containing protein has translation MQIVGELMTRDVVALKETQNLAKADELLRLHRIRHLPVVRQDKLVGLITHRDLLRAAATHATDPAAQPLWAADIMTRDVQTVRPDTPLRRAVTLMLEHKYGCLPVVDEGGVLQGILTEADLVRYAQHLIGEQDRRELAAEYNA, from the coding sequence ATGCAGATCGTCGGAGAGCTGATGACCCGTGACGTCGTCGCGCTCAAGGAAACGCAGAACCTGGCCAAGGCGGATGAGTTGCTCCGCCTGCACCGCATCCGTCACCTGCCGGTGGTGCGGCAAGACAAGCTGGTGGGCCTCATCACCCACCGCGACCTGCTGCGCGCCGCCGCCACCCACGCCACGGATCCGGCCGCGCAGCCGCTCTGGGCCGCGGACATCATGACGCGTGACGTGCAGACGGTACGCCCGGACACGCCGCTGCGCCGGGCGGTGACGCTGATGCTCGAGCACAAGTACGGCTGCCTGCCAGTGGTGGATGAGGGCGGCGTCCTCCAGGGCATCCTCACCGAGGCGGACCTGGTCCGCTACGCCCAGCACCTCATCGGAGAGCAGGACCGCCGGGAGTTGGCCGCCGAATACAATGCCTGA
- a CDS encoding SLC13 family permease, producing MSPTPLAGAASAEVPLSATSPGVSASRHAFALAGLTGVTLVALLGVEGPVATRTVLIGGACLVLWLTEVVPSFVPTLLLLGATPVLLGPLDRAYQLPSVLAWCADPVLILFLGGFTLEVAAMRHGLDASVARHVMRLSDGRPRRLVLLVMAGVAFLSMWMSNVAAAAMMLAALRPLLQATPAGAPLRPALLLGVALGANVGGIATPVGSGPNALAVSAASAHAQVTFAKWMSFALPLTLLLLLAGFGLVLLRFRVGGRLTLPAEAPVSLTRSGRRVLWVSAACVVAWLSEPLHGVPAPVVALAATALLFGSGLLKREDLGRLDWATLLLIAGGIALGRLMEHSGLIARALARADLAGWPVPVQLGVLVAAAAVLSALMSNTGTAALLIPLATQLHPAASTPVLVALGCSLGMPFVISTPPNAMTVGEGLASSELMKLGVPLMLGGCLLVSLSGPTVLRLFGLP from the coding sequence ATGTCCCCCACTCCCCTGGCCGGAGCGGCCTCCGCCGAGGTCCCCCTCTCCGCGACTTCACCCGGCGTCTCCGCGTCCCGGCATGCGTTCGCACTGGCCGGGCTCACGGGGGTGACGCTGGTGGCGCTCCTCGGCGTCGAGGGACCGGTGGCCACGCGCACGGTGCTCATCGGCGGTGCGTGCCTGGTGCTCTGGCTGACGGAGGTGGTGCCCTCCTTCGTGCCCACGCTGCTGCTGCTGGGCGCCACGCCCGTCCTCCTGGGGCCGTTGGACCGTGCCTACCAGCTGCCGTCGGTGCTCGCGTGGTGCGCGGACCCGGTGCTCATCCTGTTCCTGGGTGGCTTCACGCTGGAAGTGGCCGCCATGCGGCACGGACTGGACGCCTCGGTGGCGCGGCACGTGATGCGGCTGTCGGATGGGCGGCCGCGGCGGCTGGTGTTGCTGGTGATGGCGGGCGTCGCCTTCCTCTCCATGTGGATGTCCAACGTGGCCGCGGCGGCGATGATGCTGGCCGCGCTGCGTCCCCTGCTCCAGGCGACGCCCGCGGGCGCGCCGCTACGGCCCGCGCTGCTGCTGGGCGTGGCCCTGGGTGCCAACGTCGGCGGCATCGCCACGCCCGTGGGCAGCGGGCCCAATGCGCTCGCCGTGTCCGCCGCGTCCGCACATGCGCAAGTCACGTTCGCGAAGTGGATGTCCTTCGCCCTGCCGCTCACGCTGCTCCTGCTGCTGGCGGGCTTCGGCCTGGTGCTGCTGCGCTTCCGCGTGGGCGGCAGGCTGACGCTGCCCGCCGAAGCGCCCGTGTCCCTAACGCGCTCGGGACGCCGCGTGCTCTGGGTGAGCGCGGCGTGCGTGGTGGCCTGGCTGTCGGAGCCGCTCCACGGTGTGCCCGCGCCCGTGGTGGCACTGGCCGCCACCGCGCTGCTCTTCGGCAGCGGCCTGCTGAAGCGCGAGGACCTGGGCCGGTTGGACTGGGCCACGCTGCTCCTCATCGCCGGTGGCATCGCCCTGGGCCGGCTGATGGAACACTCCGGGCTCATCGCTCGCGCACTGGCCCGCGCGGACCTCGCGGGCTGGCCGGTGCCCGTGCAGCTGGGGGTATTGGTGGCCGCGGCGGCGGTGCTGTCCGCGCTGATGAGCAACACGGGGACGGCGGCGCTCCTCATCCCCCTGGCCACGCAACTCCATCCCGCCGCTTCGACGCCGGTCCTCGTCGCCCTGGGATGCTCGCTGGGCATGCCCTTCGTCATCAGCACACCGCCCAATGCGATGACGGTGGGCGAGGGCCTGGCCTCCTCCGAGCTGATGAAGTTGGGGGTTCCCCTGATGTTGGGCGGCTGTCTGCTGGTTAGCCTTTCGGGACCGACCGTGCTGCGCCTCTTTGGATTGCCATGA
- a CDS encoding OsmC family protein produces MTNVTITEYETRLYWQGERGAVLTSDRAPPVPIGQPLTGQDTVAVGPWSPEALLVGAVEGRTLLAFLEQAREADVRVLFYQSSAVARVVCGADQPPHLTDLIVRPHVAVATEADAEAVRLIFTELPAHCFPSSVINITPRIEPVVETWHARSSGRSVPAAIAPAS; encoded by the coding sequence GTGACGAACGTGACCATCACTGAGTACGAAACGCGCCTCTATTGGCAGGGGGAGCGCGGTGCCGTGCTGACGAGCGACCGTGCGCCGCCCGTGCCCATTGGCCAGCCGCTGACCGGGCAGGACACCGTGGCCGTGGGCCCCTGGTCCCCGGAGGCCCTGCTCGTGGGCGCGGTGGAGGGACGCACCCTGCTGGCGTTCCTGGAGCAGGCGCGGGAAGCGGACGTGCGCGTGCTCTTCTACCAAAGCTCCGCGGTGGCCCGCGTGGTGTGTGGCGCGGACCAGCCGCCGCACCTCACGGACCTCATCGTGCGCCCACACGTGGCCGTGGCCACCGAGGCCGACGCGGAGGCCGTCCGCCTCATCTTCACCGAACTCCCCGCGCACTGCTTCCCCAGCTCCGTCATCAACATCACTCCGCGCATCGAACCGGTGGTCGAGACGTGGCACGCTCGTAGCAGTGGTCGAAGCGTACCCGCCGCGATTGCCCCTGCATCCTGA
- a CDS encoding sigma-54-dependent transcriptional regulator, which yields MSPQRILVVDDEDNARRAIATILNEEGYEVAEAANGAEALARIGEFSPAVVLTDVRMPQMDGLTLLKTAREQGSDATFVMMTAFASVETAVEAMKSGADNFLLKPLDADQVLVTLGKVLEKRSLRQEAEALRDQVRSRVRRFHDIIGESPQLQGIYDVIRRAAGTRATVLILGESGTGKELIAQALHQESPRKDKPFIRVHCAALSENLLESELFGHEKGSFTGALARKEGRFELADGGTLFLDEIGEISPAVQVKLLRVLQQREFERVGGTQTLKVDVRIVAATHRDLVAEVKAGRFREDLYYRLNVVSVTLPPLRDRKSDVPALVNHFLEKYSDSYAKQVRGLAPGTLQALLSHDWPGNIRELENAIERAVVLAQGQELTTDDLPPVLRGPRPHGTSTGALIPGATLAAIEREAILRTLEMVQGSTSRAAEVLGISVRKIQYRLKEYGTPGGAPLKVVADEVDDLAAES from the coding sequence ATGTCCCCACAGCGCATCCTGGTCGTCGACGATGAGGACAATGCCCGCCGGGCGATTGCCACCATCCTGAATGAGGAAGGCTACGAAGTGGCCGAGGCCGCCAACGGCGCCGAGGCCCTGGCTCGCATCGGCGAGTTCTCCCCCGCGGTGGTGCTCACCGACGTGCGCATGCCGCAGATGGACGGCCTCACGCTGTTGAAGACGGCGCGCGAGCAGGGCAGCGACGCCACCTTCGTGATGATGACGGCGTTCGCCAGCGTGGAGACGGCCGTGGAGGCCATGAAGTCCGGCGCCGACAACTTCCTGCTCAAGCCGCTGGACGCGGACCAGGTGCTCGTCACCCTGGGCAAGGTGCTGGAGAAGCGCAGCCTGCGCCAGGAGGCGGAGGCGCTGCGGGACCAGGTACGCTCGCGCGTCCGCCGCTTCCACGACATCATCGGCGAGTCGCCCCAGCTCCAGGGCATCTACGACGTCATCCGGAGGGCGGCGGGCACGCGCGCCACGGTGCTCATCCTGGGTGAATCGGGCACGGGCAAGGAGCTGATTGCCCAGGCCCTGCACCAGGAGTCGCCACGCAAGGACAAGCCCTTCATCCGTGTGCACTGCGCGGCCCTGTCCGAGAACCTGCTGGAGAGCGAGCTGTTCGGCCACGAGAAGGGCTCATTCACGGGAGCGCTGGCCCGGAAGGAAGGCCGCTTCGAGCTGGCGGACGGTGGCACGCTGTTCCTGGACGAGATTGGAGAAATCTCCCCCGCCGTTCAGGTGAAGCTGCTGCGTGTCCTCCAGCAGCGTGAGTTCGAGCGCGTGGGTGGCACCCAGACGCTTAAGGTGGACGTGCGCATCGTCGCGGCCACGCACCGGGACCTGGTGGCCGAGGTGAAGGCCGGCCGGTTCCGCGAGGACCTCTACTACCGGCTCAACGTGGTGAGCGTGACGCTGCCGCCGCTGAGGGACCGCAAGAGCGACGTCCCCGCGCTGGTGAACCACTTCCTGGAGAAGTACAGCGATTCGTACGCCAAGCAGGTGCGAGGCCTGGCGCCCGGGACGCTCCAGGCGCTGCTGTCCCATGACTGGCCGGGCAACATCCGCGAGCTGGAGAACGCCATCGAGCGCGCGGTGGTGCTGGCGCAGGGGCAGGAGCTGACGACGGATGACCTGCCGCCCGTGCTGCGCGGCCCCCGGCCGCATGGGACATCCACGGGCGCGCTCATCCCGGGAGCCACGCTGGCCGCCATCGAGCGCGAGGCCATCCTGCGCACGCTGGAGATGGTGCAGGGCTCCACGTCCCGGGCCGCCGAGGTGCTGGGCATCAGCGTGCGGAAGATTCAGTACCGGCTCAAGGAGTACGGCACGCCGGGCGGCGCGCCGCTCAAGGTCGTGGCCGATGAGGTGGATGACCTTGCCGCGGAGTCGTAG
- a CDS encoding BlaI/MecI/CopY family transcriptional regulator, with product MTTHALPQPTRAELAILRVLWKQGPSTVRQVHELMRGTQDKDTGYTTVLKLLQNMTEKGIVQRDESERTHVYEAAISETRTQRDLLRDLMDRAFGGSATSVVAQALSMKRASAEELAEIRRLLDAHEKRGK from the coding sequence ATGACCACCCACGCCCTCCCGCAGCCGACGCGTGCCGAGCTGGCCATCCTCCGTGTGCTCTGGAAGCAGGGCCCCAGCACCGTCCGGCAGGTGCACGAGCTGATGCGGGGCACCCAGGACAAGGACACCGGCTACACCACGGTCCTCAAGCTCCTCCAGAACATGACGGAGAAAGGCATCGTCCAGCGTGACGAGAGCGAGCGGACCCATGTCTATGAAGCCGCCATCAGCGAGACGCGCACCCAGCGCGACCTCCTGCGCGACTTGATGGACCGGGCCTTCGGGGGGTCGGCCACGTCGGTCGTGGCACAGGCGTTGTCCATGAAGCGCGCCTCCGCCGAGGAACTGGCGGAGATTCGCAGGCTGCTCGACGCACACGAAAAGCGGGGGAAATGA
- a CDS encoding M56 family metallopeptidase, with translation MMDARYLHALEQALLGFLWQGAVVALAVAGILSLTPQRAARTRYATACLGLVAMAVLPVVTFLTALAEASRAVTFGAFESLAQSSMLTVVATETASLAEPHWTEVLRPWLLPAWCCGVLLLSARTVAAWLITHRMARQETQAPSAPWREALTRALRHVHLSRPVRLLASARIDVPMVIGLWRPLILVPAGAITGLSAAQLEAILAHELAHIRRHDYLVNLLQSFVETLLFYHPAVWWLSHRIREEREHCADDLAVQCCGDALLYARALAHIEELRLAPSPHPALGVSDGSLLMRVRRLLSVSEGMTPRRSWRLASGLGSAVLAVALGSSQLPETAHATEPVSAPPLHVEATPSTGQRLSSTLPMHHLLVAPATFSAQARQAPAPIERPKAAAKAERAPAAKPRPTRPAPLLIPDTGTIARTELSRVPYSLDGEPAAPVLLEDTSLESPEAALAEAASAHADEHATELPRVVVSAPAPSRASAFDAVYKAMKASAPVKTLRPGITPPRFLSGERIHLPNIAYGIQSHFGGFPKGAVVARCIITAQGSVTDCQPIQGLRGLEEGVIRTLSTWRYEPATLNGKPVAVRYVFDVWFTREPGGGTHESRQFAGLDLSDVVGAAAPGTCDDCDAFEFHSPTAQR, from the coding sequence ATGATGGACGCGCGTTATCTCCACGCCCTGGAACAGGCCCTGCTCGGCTTCCTGTGGCAGGGCGCGGTGGTGGCCCTGGCCGTCGCGGGTATCCTGTCCCTGACGCCGCAGCGCGCCGCGCGGACGCGTTACGCCACCGCGTGCCTGGGGCTGGTGGCCATGGCCGTGCTTCCCGTGGTGACGTTCCTGACGGCGCTGGCGGAGGCCTCGCGCGCCGTGACGTTCGGAGCCTTCGAGTCCCTGGCCCAGTCCAGCATGCTGACCGTGGTCGCGACGGAGACCGCGTCCCTGGCGGAGCCGCACTGGACGGAGGTGCTCCGGCCCTGGCTGCTGCCAGCGTGGTGCTGCGGCGTTCTCCTCCTGTCGGCCCGGACCGTGGCCGCCTGGCTCATCACCCACCGGATGGCCCGGCAGGAGACGCAGGCCCCCTCGGCCCCCTGGCGTGAGGCGCTGACGCGTGCGTTGCGCCACGTCCACCTGTCCCGGCCCGTGCGCCTGCTGGCCTCCGCCCGCATCGACGTGCCCATGGTCATTGGCCTGTGGCGCCCCCTCATCCTGGTGCCGGCGGGTGCCATCACCGGGCTGTCCGCCGCGCAGTTGGAGGCCATCCTCGCCCATGAGCTGGCCCACATCCGACGCCACGACTACCTGGTCAACCTCCTCCAGTCCTTCGTGGAGACCCTCCTCTTCTACCACCCGGCCGTCTGGTGGCTGTCCCACCGCATCCGCGAGGAGCGTGAGCACTGCGCGGATGACCTGGCCGTCCAGTGCTGCGGGGATGCGCTGCTCTACGCCCGCGCCCTGGCCCACATCGAGGAGCTGCGCCTGGCCCCGTCACCCCACCCCGCCCTGGGCGTGAGCGATGGCTCACTGCTGATGCGCGTGCGCCGGCTGCTGTCCGTGTCCGAAGGCATGACGCCGCGCCGGTCCTGGCGGCTCGCCAGCGGGCTGGGAAGCGCCGTGCTCGCCGTGGCCCTGGGGTCGTCGCAGCTGCCGGAGACGGCCCATGCGACGGAGCCAGTGAGCGCGCCGCCCCTCCACGTGGAGGCAACCCCCAGCACGGGGCAGCGACTGTCCAGCACCCTGCCCATGCACCATCTGCTCGTGGCCCCGGCGACCTTCTCCGCCCAGGCCCGGCAGGCCCCCGCGCCCATCGAGCGCCCGAAGGCGGCGGCGAAGGCAGAGCGAGCACCCGCGGCGAAGCCCCGTCCCACGCGGCCCGCCCCCCTCCTCATCCCGGACACAGGGACGATCGCCCGCACGGAGCTGTCGCGCGTGCCCTACTCGCTCGACGGTGAGCCCGCCGCGCCCGTCCTCCTCGAGGACACCTCCCTGGAGTCGCCCGAAGCCGCCCTGGCCGAGGCCGCCTCCGCGCACGCCGACGAGCACGCCACCGAGCTGCCCCGGGTGGTCGTCTCCGCGCCGGCGCCCTCGCGCGCCTCCGCGTTCGACGCAGTCTACAAGGCCATGAAGGCGTCGGCTCCCGTCAAGACGCTCCGGCCCGGAATCACCCCACCCCGGTTCCTCTCGGGCGAGCGCATCCACCTTCCCAATATCGCCTACGGGATTCAGTCCCACTTCGGAGGCTTCCCCAAGGGCGCGGTGGTGGCCCGCTGCATCATCACCGCGCAGGGCTCCGTCACCGACTGCCAGCCCATCCAGGGCCTGCGGGGCCTGGAGGAAGGCGTCATCCGCACGCTCTCCACCTGGCGCTACGAGCCCGCCACGCTCAACGGGAAGCCCGTGGCCGTGCGCTACGTCTTCGACGTCTGGTTCACGAGGGAGCCGGGCGGCGGAACGCACGAGTCCCGGCAGTTCGCGGGCCTCGACCTCTCCGACGTGGTGGGCGCCGCGGCCCCGGGGACGTGCGACGACTGCGACGCCTTCGAGTTCCACAGCCCGACGGCGCAGCGGTAG
- a CDS encoding sensor histidine kinase — protein MSEPTPPSLPSVLVVDDNAAFLDNLEELLGDAGYAVRGASSCKAARERVREGFDVALVDLRLPDGDGTALAAELKAASPDSEVVLLTGFATLETAVAAVRAGACAYLMKPCAPQELLLTLEQAMRQVRLHAEKRELARRAQVTEKLAAVGTMTAGLSHEIRNPLNAAALQLSVLERRLRRLPDGQQAPLLEPLLLVRDEIRRLDHILEDFLQFARPREFRPASVDVNELLRRVVDLLSGQAASRKVSLDVTPREAPVPSVAGEEERLRQVLINLCLNALEATPAGGTVTLSAGHEGGRVWLTVDDSGPGVPQEVRDRIFEPFFTTKAQGSGLGLSIVHAIVTQHGGSLEVDTAPGGGARFILRMPLAG, from the coding sequence ATGAGCGAGCCCACTCCTCCGTCCCTTCCGTCCGTCCTGGTGGTGGATGACAACGCGGCCTTCCTGGACAACTTGGAGGAGTTGCTCGGGGATGCGGGCTACGCCGTCCGCGGCGCGTCCAGCTGCAAGGCGGCGCGCGAGCGGGTCCGGGAGGGCTTCGACGTGGCGCTGGTGGATCTGCGCCTGCCAGACGGAGATGGGACGGCGCTGGCCGCCGAGCTGAAGGCCGCGTCGCCGGACTCGGAGGTGGTGCTGCTCACGGGCTTCGCCACGTTGGAGACGGCAGTGGCCGCGGTGCGGGCGGGTGCGTGTGCGTACCTGATGAAGCCTTGCGCGCCGCAGGAGCTGCTGCTGACGCTGGAGCAGGCGATGCGGCAGGTGCGCCTGCACGCGGAGAAGCGCGAGCTGGCACGGCGCGCCCAGGTGACGGAGAAGCTGGCGGCGGTGGGGACGATGACGGCGGGCCTGTCCCACGAAATCCGCAACCCGCTGAACGCGGCGGCGCTCCAGCTCTCCGTCCTCGAGCGGCGTCTGCGGCGTCTTCCGGATGGGCAGCAGGCGCCCTTGCTGGAGCCGCTGCTTTTGGTGCGCGATGAAATTCGCCGCCTCGACCACATCCTGGAGGACTTCCTCCAGTTCGCGCGGCCTCGCGAGTTCCGTCCCGCCTCCGTGGATGTGAACGAGCTGCTGCGGCGGGTGGTGGATCTGCTGAGCGGGCAGGCCGCGTCCCGCAAGGTGTCACTGGACGTCACGCCACGCGAAGCGCCGGTGCCGTCGGTGGCGGGCGAGGAGGAGCGGCTGCGTCAGGTGCTCATCAACCTGTGTCTCAACGCGCTGGAGGCCACGCCAGCGGGAGGCACCGTGACGTTGTCTGCGGGGCACGAGGGCGGGCGCGTGTGGCTCACCGTGGACGACAGCGGCCCGGGTGTTCCCCAGGAGGTCCGGGACCGCATCTTCGAGCCCTTCTTCACCACGAAGGCTCAGGGCTCGGGGCTGGGGCTGTCCATCGTCCATGCCATCGTCACGCAGCATGGCGGTTCGCTGGAGGTGGACACGGCGCCCGGTGGGGGCGCTCGTTTCATCCTCCGGATGCCGCTGGCGGGGTAG
- a CDS encoding response regulator, with translation MRQYLLLDDNLAFAENLAEILRDGGDAATVVTSGDEAVRLARTTRFDVLLTDMRMPGMSGADAVHQLRRVDPGLAAVVITAHPRQDDLETARREGLLAVLPKPVPIPTLVELLSGARRDGLVVLVEDDPALSDNIAELLRGRGFSCVTAASVLDADRILCAQPFAALVDLRIPGGPDGEALRRLRARYPHLPTFVMTAYPDAAPLDGTTGVFSKPFDPGALMEVLETAHAARPTHAS, from the coding sequence ATGCGCCAGTACCTCCTGCTGGATGACAACCTGGCGTTCGCGGAGAACCTCGCGGAGATTCTGCGCGACGGCGGGGACGCGGCCACTGTCGTCACGAGCGGTGACGAGGCCGTGCGTTTGGCGCGCACCACGCGCTTCGACGTCCTGCTGACCGACATGCGCATGCCCGGCATGAGCGGCGCGGATGCCGTGCACCAGCTCCGCCGCGTGGATCCGGGCCTGGCCGCGGTGGTCATCACCGCGCACCCACGCCAGGATGACTTGGAGACGGCCCGGCGCGAAGGCCTGCTCGCGGTGCTGCCCAAGCCCGTGCCCATCCCCACGTTGGTGGAGCTGCTGTCCGGTGCTCGCCGGGATGGGCTGGTGGTGCTGGTGGAGGACGACCCGGCGCTGAGCGACAACATCGCCGAGCTGCTGCGCGGGCGCGGCTTCTCCTGTGTGACGGCGGCCTCGGTGCTGGACGCGGACCGAATCCTCTGCGCGCAGCCCTTCGCCGCGCTGGTGGACTTGCGCATTCCCGGAGGGCCGGATGGTGAGGCCTTGCGACGGCTGCGCGCGCGCTATCCTCACCTGCCCACGTTCGTCATGACCGCCTATCCCGACGCGGCCCCGCTTGATGGGACCACGGGCGTCTTCTCCAAACCCTTCGACCCAGGCGCGCTGATGGAGGTGCTGGAAACGGCGCACGCGGCACGCCCCACCCACGCCTCATGA